Proteins encoded in a region of the Nitrospira sp. genome:
- a CDS encoding sigma 54-interacting transcriptional regulator, which yields MALSSADPSKPLQDLEADVALRAILEGTATETGQQFFAALVQNLAKALGTHGAWVTEYFPEKRRLRALAFWMDGRWVNDYEVDIAGTPCERVIDTAKLVHFPDRILEIFPQGEELKATGVVSYLGVPLQDTDGQILGHMAVVDRRPIPEEPRVHTIFQIFAARAAAELQRLRAEAGVREREEKLGRLLGTAMDAIIELDHQLHITRVNPATEKTFQCRAETMIGQDFRSFMRSDDADRLLALTDELDKRPEGQRSMWIPGGLTARCPGGQSFPAEATLSRFELHRQKFTTLILRNIHDRIRAEEKIQSLTAETELLREELQSLHQNGALLGESPAFRRVLQDIAQVAKTDATVLITGETGTGKELVARAVHATSARRERPLVTVNCAAIPATLIESELFGHEAGAFTGATRKRNGRFALADKGTIFLDEIGDLAIDLQVKLLRVLQEGEFDPIGSASTKKVNVRVLAATNRDLSQLVSGGKFREDLFYRLNVFPLHLPPLRERGDDVVRLASAFAQRFADKMGRSVMPLNTEDIRRLKSYGWPGNVRELQNVLERAVITAIDGRLNLDRALPEPMAQPSLTDRTGEPVPGMIRTAKELEELERSNILRALEATKWKVSGENGAAKLLGINASTLSSRMRALKIDKPAVH from the coding sequence ATGGCTCTTTCGTCAGCCGATCCTTCCAAGCCGCTCCAGGATCTTGAAGCCGACGTCGCCTTACGCGCGATTCTCGAAGGCACCGCAACGGAAACCGGGCAGCAGTTTTTCGCGGCTTTGGTGCAGAACCTGGCCAAGGCGCTCGGCACGCACGGCGCCTGGGTGACGGAATATTTCCCCGAGAAGCGCCGCCTCCGTGCCCTCGCCTTCTGGATGGACGGCCGGTGGGTCAATGATTATGAAGTGGACATTGCCGGAACGCCCTGTGAGCGCGTGATCGATACGGCCAAACTGGTACATTTCCCCGATCGTATTCTAGAGATTTTCCCTCAGGGGGAGGAATTGAAGGCCACTGGAGTGGTCAGTTACCTGGGCGTGCCTTTGCAAGACACGGACGGGCAGATTCTCGGCCATATGGCCGTGGTCGATCGACGACCGATTCCAGAAGAGCCACGAGTTCATACGATCTTTCAGATCTTTGCGGCGCGGGCCGCAGCGGAACTCCAGCGGCTTCGCGCGGAAGCCGGGGTCCGCGAACGGGAGGAAAAACTCGGGCGGCTCTTGGGCACCGCAATGGACGCGATCATCGAGTTGGATCACCAGCTCCACATCACACGCGTGAATCCTGCAACTGAAAAGACCTTTCAATGCCGTGCGGAGACGATGATCGGTCAGGATTTCCGATCCTTCATGCGCTCTGATGATGCCGATCGGCTGCTCGCACTGACAGACGAATTGGACAAGCGGCCCGAGGGGCAGCGATCAATGTGGATTCCTGGGGGACTCACCGCTCGTTGCCCAGGAGGCCAATCGTTTCCTGCGGAGGCGACCCTGTCCCGCTTTGAGCTGCATCGCCAAAAATTCACGACTCTTATTCTTCGCAATATCCATGATCGGATAAGAGCGGAAGAAAAAATCCAGTCGCTGACGGCTGAAACCGAACTGCTCCGGGAGGAATTGCAGTCACTCCATCAGAACGGTGCCTTGCTCGGTGAGAGTCCGGCATTTCGGCGGGTGCTCCAGGACATTGCACAAGTTGCGAAGACCGATGCGACCGTGCTGATCACGGGAGAAACCGGAACCGGCAAGGAACTCGTGGCCCGCGCCGTCCATGCGACTAGCGCTCGCCGAGAACGGCCGTTGGTCACTGTCAATTGTGCCGCGATCCCGGCCACATTGATTGAGAGCGAATTGTTTGGTCATGAAGCGGGCGCCTTCACTGGTGCGACCAGGAAGAGAAATGGCCGCTTTGCCTTGGCCGACAAGGGCACAATCTTTCTCGATGAGATCGGGGACCTTGCCATCGATCTACAGGTTAAGCTGCTTCGGGTGCTCCAAGAAGGCGAGTTCGATCCCATCGGCAGTGCCTCAACCAAAAAAGTGAATGTGCGGGTGTTGGCCGCAACCAACCGCGATTTATCCCAGCTCGTCAGTGGCGGAAAGTTTCGGGAGGATCTGTTCTATCGGCTCAACGTCTTTCCGCTCCATCTGCCGCCCTTGCGCGAGCGTGGTGACGATGTGGTGCGGCTGGCTTCGGCGTTTGCACAGCGGTTTGCCGACAAAATGGGGCGCTCTGTTATGCCACTGAACACTGAGGATATACGCCGGCTGAAGAGTTATGGATGGCCCGGCAATGTGCGCGAGCTGCAGAATGTCTTAGAACGGGCCGTGATCACGGCTATCGACGGCCGGCTGAATCTGGATCGAGCCTTACCCGAACCAATGGCGCAACCGTCTCTAACTGATCGGACCGGTGAACCAGTGCCAGGGATGATTCGCACCGCGAAAGAGCTGGAAGAACTGGAGCGGAGCAATATCCTCCGCGCACTGGAGGCTACGAAGTGGAAAGTTTCGGGTGAAAACGGTGCGGCGAAACTGCTTGGAATCAATGCCTCCACTCTTTCTTCCCGTATGAGAGCGCTCAAGATTGATAAACCTGCGGTACACTGA
- a CDS encoding MBL fold metallo-hydrolase, translating into MKLTQIRNATLKVEYAGKKFLIDPMLSAKGGFPGFPGTLNSHVANPTVELPLSMSEILAVDAVLVTHTHQDHWDDTAKTVIPKDMLTFAQNSRDEWDMQMSWFRNTRALDERNEYDGITLIKTPGQHGRGEILEGLMGDLLGQVCGIVFKHPSEKTLYIAGDTVWYKGVEQNLEQYKPDVIVLNSGDARVLPNEPIIMGKNDVYEVYKAAPSATIIASHMEAVNHATLSRKDLRAFLLEQGMTSRVLVPEDGESYIF; encoded by the coding sequence ATGAAACTCACACAGATCCGCAACGCAACACTCAAAGTTGAGTATGCCGGGAAAAAATTCTTGATCGATCCTATGTTATCAGCGAAAGGTGGCTTTCCTGGGTTTCCAGGTACGCTCAACAGTCATGTCGCTAACCCCACCGTTGAGCTGCCCTTGTCCATGAGCGAGATTCTCGCTGTCGATGCAGTTCTCGTAACCCATACCCATCAAGATCACTGGGATGACACCGCCAAAACGGTCATTCCCAAAGATATGCTGACCTTCGCTCAGAATAGTAGAGATGAGTGGGATATGCAAATGTCATGGTTTCGCAACACGCGGGCACTCGATGAGCGTAACGAATATGATGGCATTACCTTGATCAAGACCCCTGGCCAACATGGCCGAGGTGAGATTCTTGAAGGACTGATGGGAGATCTCCTGGGTCAGGTTTGCGGCATCGTCTTCAAACATCCAAGTGAGAAAACGCTCTACATTGCAGGCGACACTGTTTGGTATAAGGGCGTCGAACAGAACCTGGAGCAGTACAAACCCGATGTCATTGTTCTCAATAGTGGCGACGCTAGAGTTCTTCCTAATGAGCCGATCATTATGGGGAAGAATGATGTGTACGAGGTATATAAGGCCGCTCCCTCCGCAACCATTATCGCTAGCCACATGGAGGCAGTAAACCACGCCACGCTGTCACGAAAAGACCTGCGAGCGTTTCTTCTCGAACAGGGCATGACCTCGCGCGTGTTGGTTCCTGAGGACGGCGAATCTTACATTTTCTGA
- the trmL gene encoding tRNA (uridine(34)/cytosine(34)/5-carboxymethylaminomethyluridine(34)-2'-O)-methyltransferase TrmL, protein MFDVILYQPEIPPNTGNIIRLCANTGVGLHLVKPLGFSLDDKQLLRAGLDYHEFATLNVYDNWAACAAHFKAHRLFAVSTRNTHRYDRVTYTKGDAFLFGPETSGLPATLLESFAEERRIRLPMLPESRSLNLSNAAAVVVYEAWRQISFENGR, encoded by the coding sequence ATGTTTGATGTCATCCTTTATCAACCTGAAATCCCCCCCAACACCGGCAATATCATCCGTCTCTGCGCCAACACCGGTGTGGGACTGCACCTTGTCAAACCGCTGGGGTTTTCTCTGGACGACAAACAACTGCTGCGTGCCGGCTTAGACTACCACGAGTTTGCCACGCTCAACGTCTACGACAATTGGGCTGCGTGCGCCGCACACTTCAAGGCCCACCGCCTATTCGCCGTTTCTACACGCAACACTCACCGTTACGATCGTGTCACCTACACCAAAGGCGATGCATTTCTTTTCGGCCCTGAAACCAGTGGGCTGCCGGCCACACTGCTTGAATCGTTTGCGGAAGAAAGGCGCATCCGTTTGCCGATGCTCCCTGAGAGTCGCAGTCTCAACCTTTCGAATGCCGCGGCAGTGGTCGTCTATGAAGCTTGGCGGCAGATCAGTTTTGAGAACGGACGCTGA
- a CDS encoding metal-dependent hydrolase, producing MASAFSHAFVALALGKASSHPIMTWQVLLLGTTCSIVPDLDVIGFYFGIQYGDLWGHRGMTHSLLFAGLLSVALVAMWHKQKARGAQVGLFVYLFLCTASHGVLDALTDGGLGVAFFSPFDSSRYFFAARPVAVSPIGIGAFFSEDAFHVLASEVKWVWLPTIAGFLIARGLHYVRSAQSAVKQAPGD from the coding sequence ATGGCATCGGCATTCTCCCATGCGTTTGTCGCCCTCGCGCTCGGCAAGGCTTCCTCACATCCAATCATGACTTGGCAGGTCTTGCTCCTTGGTACGACTTGTTCAATTGTTCCGGATCTGGATGTCATCGGCTTTTACTTCGGCATCCAATACGGCGACCTCTGGGGCCATCGCGGCATGACGCATTCCCTCTTATTTGCCGGCCTGTTGAGCGTTGCTCTTGTGGCCATGTGGCACAAACAGAAAGCAAGGGGAGCGCAGGTGGGCCTATTCGTGTATCTCTTCCTCTGCACCGCATCACATGGTGTGCTGGATGCACTGACCGATGGCGGACTCGGTGTGGCCTTCTTCTCTCCGTTCGATTCAAGCCGGTACTTTTTCGCGGCTCGACCGGTTGCGGTGTCTCCGATCGGCATTGGCGCATTTTTTAGCGAGGATGCCTTTCACGTACTTGCCAGCGAGGTGAAATGGGTCTGGCTCCCGACCATTGCGGGGTTCCTCATCGCTCGCGGGCTACACTATGTACGATCGGCTCAATCTGCTGTGAAGCAAGCACCGGGAGATTGA